The proteins below are encoded in one region of Paenarthrobacter ilicis:
- a CDS encoding PadR family transcriptional regulator, whose translation MGKQMTEMLKGTLEGIVLALLTGKAAYGYQITTLLRDQGFTEIAEGTVYALLVRIEQKGLVDVEKRPSEKGPPRKVYTLNAQGKKELTEFWNTWSFLSERLEHLREEGK comes from the coding sequence ATGGGAAAGCAAATGACGGAGATGCTCAAAGGCACCCTGGAGGGAATCGTCTTGGCCCTCCTCACCGGAAAGGCAGCCTACGGATATCAGATCACCACGCTGTTGAGGGATCAGGGATTCACGGAGATCGCCGAGGGCACTGTCTACGCGCTGCTGGTCCGGATAGAGCAAAAAGGGCTGGTTGATGTTGAAAAACGACCGTCCGAGAAGGGGCCGCCGCGCAAGGTCTACACACTCAATGCGCAGGGGAAAAAGGAACTGACCGAATTTTGGAACACCTGGAGCTTCCTGTCCGAAAGGCTGGAACACCTCCGCGAGGAAGGGAAATAG
- the cycA gene encoding D-serine/D-alanine/glycine transporter: MSDQTTQGQLRASSRDSEPHLSRSLSNRHIQLLAIGGAIGTGLFMGSGKTISVAGPSVIFVYMIIGFMLFFVMRAMGQLLLSNLNYKSFSDFAGDLLGPWAGFFTGWTYWFCWVVTGVADVIAIAGYANELWPGIQLWIPGLATIIILLLLNLPTVKAFGETEFWFALIKIVAIVALIVVGLVMIFTGFQSNAGTASFTNLWSHGGFFPKEFMGFVAGFQIAVFAFVGIELVGTAAAETKNPEHNLPRAINAIPLRVMLFYVGALIILMSVTPWTEFKAGQSPFIAMFSLAGLGIAATVVNLVVLTSAMSSANSGIYSTSRMVYGLANDGDAPKLFGRLSSRKVPQNALFLSCVLLLAGVALLYAGKDVGVAFDMVTTVSAVCFMFVWSIILASYLVYRKRRPEQHASSSYKMPGGVPMVWVVFAFFAFLVWALTTQADTLTALLVTPIWFAVLGIAYAVVRRSPLHQARVAEWKAMAEAETAATR, from the coding sequence ATGTCCGACCAGACAACACAGGGGCAGCTCCGCGCCTCCAGCAGGGACAGCGAGCCCCACCTGTCACGCTCGCTCAGCAACCGCCACATCCAGCTTCTCGCCATTGGCGGCGCAATCGGTACCGGCCTGTTCATGGGCTCCGGAAAGACGATCTCCGTGGCCGGCCCGTCCGTGATCTTCGTGTACATGATCATCGGCTTCATGCTGTTCTTCGTGATGCGTGCCATGGGCCAACTCCTGTTGTCCAACCTGAACTACAAATCCTTCAGCGACTTCGCGGGCGATCTCCTGGGCCCGTGGGCCGGGTTCTTCACCGGATGGACGTACTGGTTCTGCTGGGTGGTGACGGGCGTAGCCGACGTGATCGCGATTGCGGGCTACGCCAATGAGCTGTGGCCCGGAATCCAGCTGTGGATTCCCGGTTTGGCCACCATCATCATCCTCCTGCTGCTGAACCTCCCCACGGTCAAGGCTTTCGGTGAGACCGAGTTCTGGTTCGCACTTATCAAGATCGTTGCCATCGTGGCGTTGATCGTGGTTGGCCTGGTGATGATCTTCACCGGATTCCAGTCCAACGCCGGCACTGCAAGCTTCACCAACCTGTGGAGCCATGGTGGATTCTTCCCCAAGGAATTCATGGGCTTCGTTGCCGGTTTCCAGATCGCCGTCTTTGCCTTCGTCGGTATTGAACTGGTGGGAACGGCCGCTGCTGAAACCAAGAACCCTGAACACAACCTCCCCCGCGCCATTAACGCCATCCCGCTGCGCGTCATGCTCTTCTACGTAGGCGCCCTGATCATCCTCATGTCCGTCACCCCGTGGACAGAGTTCAAAGCCGGCCAGAGCCCCTTCATCGCCATGTTCTCCCTGGCTGGCCTGGGCATCGCCGCCACCGTGGTGAACCTGGTGGTACTGACGTCCGCCATGTCTTCGGCCAACTCCGGAATCTACTCAACGTCCCGCATGGTCTATGGCCTGGCCAACGACGGCGACGCCCCCAAGCTCTTTGGCCGGCTCTCCAGCCGCAAAGTACCCCAGAACGCCCTGTTCCTCTCCTGCGTTCTCCTCCTTGCCGGCGTCGCCCTGCTCTACGCCGGCAAGGACGTAGGGGTGGCTTTCGACATGGTGACCACCGTGTCCGCAGTCTGCTTCATGTTCGTCTGGTCGATCATCCTGGCCAGCTACCTGGTGTACCGGAAGCGCCGCCCGGAACAGCACGCATCCTCGTCCTACAAGATGCCCGGCGGCGTTCCCATGGTGTGGGTGGTGTTCGCCTTCTTCGCCTTCCTGGTGTGGGCACTCACCACCCAAGCGGACACGTTGACAGCCCTGCTGGTGACACCCATCTGGTTCGCCGTCCTGGGCATCGCCTACGCTGTGGTGCGTAGATCACCGCTTCACCAGGCCCGCGTGGCGGAATGGAAAGCCATGGCAGAGGCCGAAACCGCGGCAACGCGCTAA
- a CDS encoding MarR family winged helix-turn-helix transcriptional regulator produces the protein MTNTPDQSYIHLAQDFREALRLGVYMFRRLDPEGELTAAQLSLLSMIYDGGQRVGDIAKNLGIKVPSATEQIIKLERAGFVTRQPDPDDSRAVQVAITPAGTSAVESADQRRNAMVAALLQDLSSDEIEHLTAALPVIAKLNSSFQN, from the coding sequence ATGACGAACACGCCGGATCAGTCCTACATCCACCTCGCGCAGGATTTCCGTGAGGCCCTGCGTTTGGGCGTGTATATGTTCCGGAGGCTGGATCCGGAAGGTGAGCTCACCGCAGCCCAGCTCAGCCTGCTGTCCATGATTTACGACGGCGGCCAGCGGGTGGGGGACATCGCCAAGAACCTCGGCATCAAGGTCCCCAGTGCCACGGAGCAGATCATTAAGCTCGAGCGTGCCGGTTTCGTGACCCGCCAGCCGGATCCTGATGACTCCCGTGCCGTCCAAGTGGCCATCACCCCGGCCGGTACCAGCGCCGTCGAGTCTGCCGACCAGCGGCGCAACGCCATGGTGGCCGCCCTGCTTCAAGACCTCAGCAGCGACGAAATCGAGCACCTGACGGCCGCCCTGCCCGTGATCGCGAAGCTCAACAGCTCGTTCCAGAACTAA
- a CDS encoding DUF7507 domain-containing protein: protein MSAAQSWGRPGRLEKWRDLRRGARGRPRIPPSPWSPVSRMVATAAALAVAAGTLTLGVTPAMAAAGDFTVTLSAPQTVPLGQNYNYTATLDFEGVDSSNPATGVAMTTTLPEGTIFAGLPQGDSSPVLSHTYDPATRVLTITLKDTTKELVSVVYTVAQVDNERKYESMPLSTVITGDGGPSGKASSQPVTTTVTGTNNYSAKKSATTVTGSSNRDVTYWFNVCSQDRFTDFSSYKQKLSDVLPAEARFVAASSGVGTWDTSAWPAATWTNEERYDPDGYCLDRAGTGIWLTVRYPDSVAGWEDGQQPPLNTVTLETTDAHGVVRAGAPATAQGPVFNPGGGVTAALEKWSAGQSSAGMIARSTYVNGSYLGPLNSPSADDLVITDSGAAGAGGEEWYHHNDVTGLTANFSPVLSVANLQYTLEYQSDYSSDWKSFVPQNPTTNTNLSLTVQNAGSTGWEAFNGNNTLTLPVGSVLTGWRIKVAPGDETVPVGSEVRMTMGSVPVFRDVTDGVVPAGEPAGTSPGPVNNTATLQAGSLEREASNIFSPQDSVYLTTKVAAPDVLSVGDNGVARAGIVNQNPSETYTNAKMSVVLPCGIQYDPSKPIAPVTDLNVGVEPIPTLGKGLKIDSTQRVLDPIGCELQVITFAFDQISPMRDPGEASDRWVENNGWQYDIPVTALAKSYDPAQTAVQVESYAYTGDPRFLSVADGGTHQETVQMTGYGPFFSDDVYDFDAARASIAKDTARVTINTAGGLLLDKLSGATAEGPWSLDTTVDKAAFWQVYVSNVLPNPVTGTTFFDRLPAVGTGDDFDVVLAGPVTGVPAGATVEYSKDAQDAASGTWTSVPDNATAFRVVVDTLTSGEEFTLTVPTEVLGEPGFAAKASNIVTAEGSYNGASVQFATNQATVNVVGHPSLGIVKKTNGSAYTAAPGAIVAEDSEVTWTYEVTNTGDIPLAEVNVADAFTAGDGSKGTLAPTSADTGVLDPGATRVFTAHGKAVPGQYHNTATATAAALDGEGERLEQQPKPVSAESWYFAGTSGLSVVKTTNGHEVPAAPGPQLVPGSQVTWGYTVTNTGTLALKDVLVVDKDMDGNTVFSDVVASLAPGASVELTAHGKAVEGQYRNTVTASSKNPLGGSELTSSDDSFYFGAVPGMSVSKLVSLSPDGPWSESVTVDSGGTVHWQLSVTNTGNTVLTDVRFDDPALGNIDPVASLAPGETANRVVTQDNTTESYVNVVKVQAHAPGGETPSGSDSAEVKVRPVVVPPAETEQPPVSGGEVPPTAGASAPPAAGGEVPPSEAPSAGVPAAGSDDLPDTGAAGLVASLLGALALMAVGGVALVASRRRKVA, encoded by the coding sequence ATGTCAGCAGCACAATCCTGGGGCCGGCCCGGCCGGCTCGAGAAGTGGCGGGACCTGAGGCGGGGAGCGCGGGGGAGGCCGCGGATACCTCCCTCACCGTGGAGCCCGGTATCGCGGATGGTGGCGACGGCGGCGGCCTTGGCTGTCGCTGCCGGCACGCTGACGCTCGGGGTCACCCCGGCCATGGCGGCTGCAGGGGATTTCACAGTGACGCTCTCGGCGCCGCAAACGGTTCCCTTGGGTCAGAACTACAATTACACCGCCACCTTGGACTTTGAAGGTGTGGATTCATCAAATCCCGCCACCGGCGTGGCAATGACCACCACCCTTCCGGAGGGAACGATCTTCGCCGGACTTCCGCAGGGCGATTCGTCCCCGGTGCTCAGCCACACTTACGATCCCGCAACACGGGTGCTGACCATCACCCTGAAGGACACCACCAAAGAGTTGGTGAGTGTGGTCTATACGGTTGCCCAGGTGGACAACGAGCGTAAGTACGAGTCCATGCCGTTGAGCACAGTGATCACCGGTGACGGCGGACCCTCCGGCAAGGCATCGTCCCAGCCGGTCACCACCACCGTCACCGGAACCAACAATTACAGCGCGAAGAAATCAGCCACCACCGTGACGGGTTCAAGCAATCGTGATGTCACGTACTGGTTCAATGTTTGTTCGCAGGACCGCTTTACTGACTTCTCTTCCTACAAACAGAAGCTCTCCGATGTCCTTCCGGCTGAAGCCCGGTTTGTGGCCGCGTCCTCCGGGGTGGGCACATGGGACACCAGTGCTTGGCCCGCGGCCACGTGGACCAATGAAGAACGTTACGATCCCGATGGCTACTGCCTGGACCGGGCCGGAACCGGCATCTGGCTCACAGTGCGCTATCCGGACTCCGTTGCTGGCTGGGAGGATGGCCAACAGCCGCCGCTCAACACTGTGACATTGGAAACCACCGATGCCCATGGCGTTGTGCGGGCGGGTGCTCCCGCCACGGCCCAGGGTCCTGTCTTCAACCCCGGTGGCGGCGTCACTGCAGCCCTTGAGAAATGGTCGGCAGGGCAGAGTTCCGCAGGCATGATTGCCAGAAGCACGTACGTCAATGGCTCGTACCTGGGGCCGCTGAACAGCCCCAGCGCCGACGATTTGGTGATCACTGATTCCGGGGCCGCAGGTGCAGGGGGTGAAGAGTGGTACCACCACAACGACGTGACGGGTTTGACCGCAAATTTCAGCCCGGTCCTCTCGGTTGCCAACCTGCAGTACACCTTGGAGTACCAGAGCGATTACTCGAGTGACTGGAAATCCTTTGTTCCGCAGAATCCCACCACCAACACCAACCTGTCTCTGACAGTTCAGAACGCCGGGTCAACAGGGTGGGAGGCTTTCAATGGAAACAACACCCTCACCCTGCCGGTGGGATCTGTCCTGACCGGGTGGCGGATCAAGGTGGCACCCGGTGACGAGACCGTTCCTGTTGGTTCCGAGGTCCGGATGACCATGGGAAGCGTGCCGGTGTTCCGGGACGTCACTGACGGTGTGGTTCCGGCAGGCGAGCCGGCGGGTACGTCTCCAGGGCCAGTCAACAACACCGCAACCCTTCAAGCAGGTTCCCTCGAGCGTGAAGCGTCCAACATCTTCTCGCCGCAGGATTCTGTCTACCTGACCACCAAGGTGGCTGCTCCGGATGTCCTGAGCGTTGGCGACAACGGCGTTGCCAGGGCCGGGATCGTGAACCAGAACCCCTCGGAAACGTACACGAACGCCAAGATGTCGGTAGTGCTGCCCTGCGGGATCCAGTACGACCCCTCAAAACCCATTGCTCCGGTGACGGACCTCAATGTTGGAGTGGAGCCGATCCCCACGCTTGGCAAAGGCCTGAAGATCGATTCCACGCAGCGCGTCCTGGATCCGATTGGCTGTGAACTGCAGGTCATTACTTTCGCCTTCGACCAGATCAGCCCCATGCGTGATCCCGGGGAAGCTTCCGATCGCTGGGTGGAAAACAACGGGTGGCAATACGACATCCCCGTCACTGCACTGGCGAAGTCCTACGATCCCGCGCAAACGGCTGTCCAGGTTGAGTCCTACGCCTACACAGGGGACCCGCGCTTCCTCAGCGTTGCCGATGGCGGCACCCACCAGGAAACGGTGCAGATGACCGGCTACGGTCCCTTTTTCAGCGACGACGTCTATGACTTCGACGCCGCCCGCGCCAGCATCGCCAAGGACACCGCCCGGGTGACCATCAATACAGCCGGTGGGCTGTTGCTGGACAAGCTGTCCGGCGCAACAGCCGAAGGTCCGTGGTCCCTGGACACCACGGTGGACAAGGCTGCCTTTTGGCAGGTCTACGTCAGCAACGTCCTTCCCAACCCGGTGACCGGAACCACGTTCTTTGACCGGTTGCCGGCGGTAGGCACCGGGGACGACTTTGATGTTGTCCTCGCTGGTCCGGTAACCGGAGTGCCTGCCGGTGCCACGGTGGAATACTCCAAAGACGCGCAGGACGCAGCCTCGGGTACTTGGACGTCGGTCCCGGATAACGCCACTGCCTTCCGCGTGGTGGTGGATACCCTGACCTCCGGTGAGGAGTTCACCCTCACGGTTCCCACCGAGGTGCTTGGGGAACCTGGCTTTGCCGCCAAGGCCTCCAACATTGTGACTGCGGAGGGAAGCTACAACGGTGCGTCGGTGCAGTTCGCCACCAACCAAGCAACCGTCAACGTGGTTGGCCACCCGTCCCTGGGAATCGTCAAGAAGACCAACGGCTCGGCGTACACAGCTGCTCCGGGAGCCATTGTTGCCGAGGACTCGGAGGTCACCTGGACCTACGAGGTAACCAACACCGGCGATATCCCGCTGGCAGAAGTGAACGTTGCCGATGCGTTCACAGCCGGTGATGGCAGCAAAGGGACGTTGGCACCCACGTCTGCCGACACCGGAGTCCTGGATCCCGGCGCCACGCGGGTCTTCACCGCGCACGGCAAAGCGGTCCCGGGGCAGTACCACAACACCGCCACGGCCACTGCGGCTGCCTTGGACGGAGAAGGGGAGCGTTTGGAACAACAACCCAAGCCCGTCTCTGCCGAGTCTTGGTACTTTGCCGGCACCAGCGGATTGTCCGTGGTGAAGACCACCAATGGACACGAGGTTCCGGCAGCGCCGGGTCCTCAACTGGTACCCGGGAGCCAAGTCACCTGGGGATACACGGTGACCAACACGGGAACGTTGGCCCTGAAGGACGTCCTTGTGGTGGATAAAGACATGGATGGCAACACCGTCTTTTCCGACGTCGTGGCATCCTTGGCCCCCGGTGCCTCGGTGGAGCTAACGGCCCACGGAAAGGCGGTGGAAGGCCAGTATCGGAACACGGTCACAGCATCGTCCAAAAACCCGCTCGGTGGTTCGGAACTGACGTCTTCGGATGATTCGTTCTACTTCGGCGCTGTTCCGGGAATGTCAGTGTCCAAGCTCGTGTCGTTGTCGCCGGACGGGCCCTGGAGCGAAAGTGTCACAGTGGATTCGGGAGGGACGGTCCATTGGCAGCTCAGCGTGACCAACACCGGCAACACCGTGCTCACGGACGTTCGCTTTGATGATCCAGCCCTCGGGAACATCGATCCGGTAGCCAGCTTGGCGCCCGGCGAGACCGCCAACCGGGTTGTCACCCAGGACAACACCACCGAGTCATACGTCAACGTGGTGAAGGTCCAAGCGCACGCTCCAGGCGGGGAGACCCCTTCGGGCAGCGATTCTGCCGAGGTAAAGGTGCGGCCGGTGGTTGTTCCCCCGGCAGAAACGGAACAGCCGCCGGTCTCTGGAGGCGAGGTTCCGCCAACTGCCGGTGCCTCCGCTCCGCCCGCTGCTGGAGGTGAGGTTCCGCCAAGTGAGGCTCCGTCGGCAGGAGTTCCCGCGGCTGGGTCAGATGACCTTCCCGACACCGGAGCCGCTGGCCTGGTTGCCTCCCTGCTCGGAGCCTTGGCGCTCATGGCTGTGGGTGGGGTTGCGCTGGTGGCCAGCAGGCGACGCAAAGTAGCCTGA
- a CDS encoding ABC transporter ATP-binding protein, giving the protein MTAAIHVRGIEKSFKNLNVLQGVDFDVSAGSIFALLGSNGAGKTTLVRILSTLLAADGGSAAVEGFDVANHPQRVREVISLTGQFAAVDEILTGRENLVLVARLRHLKDPGAIADRLLEQFNLTDAGSRKVAAYSGGMRRRLDIAMSLIGEPHVIFLDEPTTGLDPEARLEVWAIIKKLATQGTTVLLTTQYLDEAEHLAQQIAILHEGRIIANGTLAELKNLLPPATVEYVEKQPSLEDIFLALVGTRVPDHTPIKERQ; this is encoded by the coding sequence ATGACTGCCGCCATCCATGTCCGTGGCATCGAGAAATCCTTCAAGAACCTCAACGTCCTTCAAGGCGTGGATTTCGACGTATCAGCGGGAAGCATCTTCGCCTTGCTGGGGTCCAATGGCGCGGGCAAAACCACGCTGGTCAGGATCCTTTCCACCCTGCTGGCAGCGGACGGTGGGTCTGCCGCCGTCGAGGGCTTTGACGTGGCCAACCATCCGCAACGGGTCCGGGAAGTCATCAGCCTCACCGGACAGTTTGCCGCCGTGGACGAGATTCTTACGGGTCGCGAGAACCTGGTGCTGGTGGCCAGGTTGCGTCATTTGAAGGATCCGGGAGCAATCGCCGACAGGCTTCTGGAGCAGTTCAACCTCACTGACGCAGGATCGCGGAAAGTCGCGGCATACTCCGGCGGCATGCGCAGGCGACTGGACATTGCCATGAGCCTGATCGGCGAGCCCCACGTCATCTTCCTGGACGAGCCCACCACCGGACTTGACCCGGAAGCGCGGCTGGAAGTGTGGGCGATCATCAAGAAGCTGGCCACCCAAGGGACCACCGTCCTGCTCACCACCCAATACCTGGACGAGGCCGAACACTTGGCCCAGCAGATTGCCATCCTCCACGAAGGCCGCATCATCGCCAACGGAACCCTGGCGGAGCTGAAGAACCTCCTCCCACCGGCAACGGTTGAGTACGTCGAGAAGCAACCAAGCCTGGAAGATATCTTCCTGGCCTTGGTGGGCACGCGGGTTCCGGACCACACACCAATTAAGGAAAGGCAATGA
- a CDS encoding GNAT family N-acetyltransferase has product MVTMDSGTTPSLMTAAVAGGTFALRRAHSGDLPRILELLADDQLGAARENMDDPAPYQAAFAAIDADPAHLLVVGELDGEVVATFQLSYLQGLSRRGSWRAQIEAVRVAGSLRGHGVGALMIEWAIDAARQRGCSLMQLTTDKSRTSAHRFYERLGFVASHEGMKLTL; this is encoded by the coding sequence ATGGTGACCATGGACTCCGGCACTACGCCTTCCTTGATGACCGCCGCCGTTGCCGGAGGGACTTTTGCGCTGAGGCGCGCCCACTCCGGGGACTTGCCCAGGATTCTCGAGCTCCTCGCGGACGACCAGTTGGGCGCGGCTCGCGAGAACATGGACGACCCTGCGCCATACCAGGCGGCCTTCGCGGCGATCGACGCCGACCCCGCCCACCTTCTGGTGGTGGGGGAGCTCGACGGCGAGGTGGTGGCTACCTTCCAGCTCAGCTACCTCCAGGGCTTGTCGCGCAGGGGATCCTGGCGCGCCCAGATCGAGGCGGTCCGCGTGGCCGGGAGTCTCCGCGGGCACGGAGTGGGGGCGCTGATGATCGAGTGGGCCATTGATGCTGCCCGGCAGCGGGGATGTTCCCTGATGCAGCTGACGACGGATAAATCCCGCACGTCCGCCCACCGCTTCTACGAGAGGCTGGGTTTCGTCGCCAGCCATGAAGGCATGAAGCTCACCCTCTAG
- a CDS encoding MFS transporter: MSRQLADASASAENTLEAEKVSLLKQPKAVWATALAAVFAFMGIGLVDPILPAIAKNLEASTSEVSLLFTSYFLVTAVAMLISGFVSSRIGGKKTLLIGLAIIVAFASLSGLSGSVEQLVGFRAGWGLGNALFVATALAVIVGVASGGTGTAIILYEAALGLGISLGPLLGALLGGWQWRAPFFGTAVLMAAAFIALLTLLPKTPAPAKKSRLRDPLMALGHKGLRTTAASALFYNYGFFTILAFTPFILGMDAYGIGGVFFGWGVAVAVFSVFVAPVLQRRFGAVNVLTGTLAVLMLDLVGLGLAAGHSVTAVVVLVIVAGALLGINNTIYTELAMGVSDSPRPIASAGYNFVRWMGGALAPFAAAQLGEHFGPQVPFFAGAVAMVIAILVAFSGRRFLSSHEPHLV, encoded by the coding sequence ATGTCACGCCAATTGGCTGACGCTTCAGCAAGCGCCGAGAACACCCTGGAAGCCGAGAAGGTTTCACTCCTCAAGCAGCCCAAAGCTGTCTGGGCCACGGCCCTGGCGGCCGTGTTCGCCTTCATGGGCATTGGGTTGGTGGATCCCATCCTTCCCGCGATCGCCAAGAACCTGGAAGCGTCCACCAGCGAAGTCTCCCTGCTGTTCACCAGCTACTTCCTGGTGACGGCTGTGGCCATGCTGATCAGTGGATTCGTTTCCTCGCGCATCGGCGGCAAGAAGACCCTGCTTATTGGCCTGGCAATCATCGTGGCGTTCGCTTCCCTGTCCGGGTTGTCCGGCAGCGTGGAGCAGCTGGTGGGTTTCCGCGCCGGTTGGGGACTGGGCAACGCACTGTTCGTCGCAACCGCACTCGCAGTCATTGTGGGCGTCGCCAGCGGTGGCACCGGAACCGCGATCATTCTCTATGAAGCCGCGCTGGGGCTGGGTATTTCCCTCGGGCCGCTGCTCGGTGCGCTATTGGGCGGCTGGCAGTGGCGGGCTCCGTTCTTCGGCACGGCAGTCCTCATGGCCGCCGCATTCATTGCCCTCCTGACGCTGCTGCCCAAGACGCCCGCTCCGGCCAAAAAGTCACGCCTGCGCGATCCCCTCATGGCCCTCGGCCACAAGGGACTCCGGACCACGGCTGCCAGCGCCTTGTTCTACAACTACGGCTTCTTCACCATCCTTGCTTTCACCCCGTTCATCCTTGGCATGGACGCCTACGGAATCGGCGGCGTCTTCTTCGGTTGGGGCGTTGCGGTTGCCGTCTTCTCTGTCTTTGTGGCTCCCGTGCTGCAGAGGCGCTTCGGTGCCGTCAACGTCCTGACCGGTACACTCGCTGTACTCATGCTGGACCTGGTGGGACTGGGACTGGCCGCCGGGCACTCGGTGACTGCCGTCGTCGTGCTGGTTATTGTGGCCGGCGCCCTGCTGGGCATCAACAACACCATTTACACGGAACTGGCCATGGGCGTCTCCGATTCGCCGCGTCCCATTGCCTCCGCCGGATACAACTTTGTGCGCTGGATGGGCGGTGCGCTGGCCCCGTTCGCCGCAGCCCAGCTGGGCGAGCACTTTGGCCCGCAGGTTCCCTTCTTCGCCGGTGCAGTTGCCATGGTGATTGCCATTCTTGTGGCCTTCAGCGGCCGCCGGTTCCTGTCCTCACACGAGCCGCACCTGGTCTAG
- a CDS encoding sugar porter family MFS transporter, with the protein MSSPSTEEGAPHVSRKVIGLAVAGAVGGFLFGFDSSVVNGAVDAMAKEFTMGEALTGFAVAVALLGCAAGAYLAGKVADRYGRIPAMKLGALLFLVSAIGTGFAFSVWDLIFWRLVGGLGIGLASVIAPAYISEISPRHVRGRLASLQQLAITTGIFAALLSDAVLANSAGGADGALWWGVEAWRWMFIACAVPAAVYGLIAFRLPESPHFLVLNGKEDQARTIFNRLIPGDDIERHIREIRDSIQEEKLSSKKGALRGNRFGLLPVVWIGIILSVLQQFVGINVIFYYSTTLWKAVGFQEKDSLTISVVTSVTNILVTLVAIALVDRIGRRPILLTGSIGMAASLGVMALAFSSAIGSGSDITLPGAWGPVALVAANVFVVSFGASWGPLVWVLLGEIFPSRIRARALGVAAAAQWIANFAITLSFPVMAAGSLPLTYAMYAAFAAASFFFVMFKVPETNGMSLEQAETLFVPKGAQVSALPVKADGSE; encoded by the coding sequence ATGTCCAGTCCCAGCACCGAAGAAGGCGCTCCTCACGTTTCCCGGAAGGTCATAGGCCTGGCCGTTGCCGGCGCCGTGGGCGGCTTCCTGTTCGGCTTCGATTCCTCCGTGGTCAACGGTGCCGTGGATGCCATGGCCAAGGAGTTCACCATGGGTGAGGCCCTCACAGGCTTCGCTGTTGCGGTGGCTCTGTTGGGATGCGCCGCGGGTGCCTACCTGGCCGGCAAGGTAGCGGACCGCTACGGCCGCATTCCTGCCATGAAGCTTGGTGCGCTGCTGTTCCTGGTCAGCGCAATCGGCACAGGTTTTGCTTTCAGCGTTTGGGACCTCATCTTCTGGCGTTTGGTGGGCGGCCTGGGCATCGGCCTCGCCTCGGTGATCGCGCCGGCGTATATTTCCGAGATCTCCCCACGCCACGTCCGTGGCCGGCTGGCCTCCCTGCAACAACTGGCCATCACCACGGGTATCTTCGCGGCATTGCTGTCCGACGCTGTGCTGGCCAACTCTGCGGGCGGTGCAGACGGCGCGTTGTGGTGGGGCGTTGAAGCCTGGCGCTGGATGTTCATTGCCTGCGCGGTTCCGGCCGCAGTGTATGGGTTGATCGCCTTCCGCCTTCCGGAGTCTCCCCACTTCCTGGTCCTCAACGGCAAGGAAGACCAGGCCCGCACCATCTTCAACAGGCTGATTCCGGGCGACGATATTGAGCGTCACATCCGCGAGATCCGCGACTCCATCCAAGAAGAGAAGCTGTCCTCCAAAAAGGGCGCTCTCCGTGGCAACCGCTTTGGCCTGCTGCCGGTGGTGTGGATCGGCATCATTCTCTCCGTGCTCCAGCAGTTCGTGGGAATCAACGTGATCTTCTACTACTCCACCACGCTGTGGAAGGCAGTCGGATTCCAGGAGAAGGACTCACTGACCATCTCCGTTGTCACCTCCGTCACCAACATCCTGGTGACCCTGGTGGCCATTGCGCTGGTGGACAGGATCGGCCGCCGCCCCATCCTGCTCACGGGCTCAATCGGAATGGCCGCCTCCCTGGGAGTCATGGCGTTGGCCTTCTCCTCAGCCATAGGCAGTGGATCCGACATCACCCTCCCCGGCGCCTGGGGTCCCGTGGCCCTGGTGGCCGCCAACGTTTTTGTTGTCAGCTTTGGTGCTTCCTGGGGACCGCTGGTGTGGGTTCTGCTGGGCGAAATCTTCCCGTCCCGGATCCGCGCCCGCGCCTTGGGCGTGGCCGCCGCTGCCCAGTGGATCGCCAACTTTGCCATCACCCTGAGCTTCCCGGTCATGGCCGCAGGTTCGCTCCCACTGACGTACGCCATGTACGCGGCTTTCGCGGCGGCGTCGTTCTTCTTTGTGATGTTCAAGGTTCCGGAAACCAACGGCATGTCCCTTGAGCAGGCCGAAACCCTCTTTGTCCCGAAGGGCGCGCAGGTCTCAGCCCTCCCGGTCAAGGCGGACGGGTCCGAGTAG
- a CDS encoding DUF1048 domain-containing protein, translating to MAAKWIELVTGSLEQKKQYKQAKARLDSLPEPYLSVAAAFNRYLMYFGGVTEGDTMVQMFTDFADLWERAAVDGTPVHAIVGEDPVEFAEAFALAYGGKRWIDKEKARLVDAVNKATEAES from the coding sequence ATGGCAGCAAAATGGATCGAGCTGGTCACCGGATCGCTTGAGCAAAAGAAGCAGTACAAACAAGCCAAAGCACGCTTGGACTCCCTGCCGGAGCCCTACCTGTCTGTTGCAGCAGCGTTCAACCGCTATCTCATGTACTTCGGCGGAGTCACCGAGGGCGACACCATGGTGCAGATGTTCACCGACTTTGCCGATCTCTGGGAGCGGGCAGCCGTTGACGGCACCCCCGTGCACGCCATTGTTGGCGAGGACCCGGTGGAATTCGCTGAAGCTTTCGCTCTGGCATATGGCGGCAAGCGCTGGATCGACAAAGAGAAAGCCCGGCTGGTGGATGCCGTCAACAAAGCGACGGAAGCGGAATCATGA